A genome region from Bacillaceae bacterium IKA-2 includes the following:
- a CDS encoding glycoside hydrolase family 32 protein — MERHQQNINKATRSIEEMKVQVAQNHWRPQYHLSSQAYWINDPNGFVFYKGEYHLFYQHHPYSAQWGPMHWGHVKSKDLAKWEHLPIALAPSENYDLEGCFSGSAIEVDEKLYLIYTGIPCEKYDSELKQIQCLAVSEDAVYFDKLEENPVISAEPEGNINHNDIRDPKVWKHGDYYYCVLGSKTNEEIGQVLLYRSTDLKAWEFLNIAAKGEGNCGYMWECPDLFNLDGVDVLIISPQGMKPEGDLYQNVHQAGYILGSFNYDTGKLDHGKFELLDYGFDFYAPQTTIDDNGRRILVAWMAMWESEMPEQEFGWSGAMTLPRELKLVDGKIISQPVSELQSLRRDVVAYENITIEEEQSLDGISGDCFELEVIINAKNAANFGVKLRVSEENEEETVVAYNAKEGILSFDRNKAGTGPGGIRKAPIAIRENKVHLHIFVDKSSVEVFINDGEQVMSGRIYPSEKATAVSFFADGEIEVVTMKKWDLDGCFSVG, encoded by the coding sequence ATGGAGCGGCATCAACAAAATATAAATAAAGCAACTAGAAGTATTGAAGAAATGAAAGTTCAAGTAGCGCAAAATCATTGGAGACCTCAATATCATCTGTCTTCTCAAGCTTATTGGATAAACGACCCAAATGGTTTTGTGTTTTATAAAGGCGAATATCATTTGTTTTATCAGCATCATCCATATTCCGCTCAGTGGGGACCAATGCATTGGGGTCATGTGAAAAGTAAAGATTTAGCTAAGTGGGAGCACTTACCGATTGCTCTTGCTCCAAGTGAAAACTATGACCTTGAGGGTTGTTTTTCCGGTAGTGCAATTGAAGTGGACGAGAAACTTTATCTAATCTATACAGGCATTCCTTGTGAAAAGTATGATTCAGAATTGAAACAAATACAATGTCTAGCAGTAAGTGAAGACGCTGTATATTTTGATAAGCTTGAAGAGAATCCGGTGATTTCAGCAGAGCCAGAAGGAAACATTAACCATAATGATATTCGCGACCCAAAAGTGTGGAAGCATGGAGATTATTACTACTGTGTATTAGGTTCAAAAACAAATGAAGAAATCGGACAAGTTCTTTTATATCGTTCGACAGATTTAAAAGCCTGGGAATTTCTAAATATTGCTGCAAAGGGTGAAGGAAATTGTGGCTATATGTGGGAATGTCCAGATCTTTTCAATTTAGACGGAGTAGATGTACTTATCATTTCACCACAAGGAATGAAACCTGAAGGTGATTTATACCAGAATGTACATCAAGCAGGTTACATTTTGGGGAGCTTCAATTACGATACAGGAAAGCTAGACCACGGCAAATTTGAGCTTCTTGATTACGGTTTTGATTTTTATGCTCCACAAACAACAATTGATGACAATGGTCGACGAATTTTAGTGGCATGGATGGCAATGTGGGAAAGTGAAATGCCAGAACAAGAATTTGGATGGTCCGGTGCCATGACATTACCTCGTGAGTTAAAGCTTGTGGACGGCAAGATTATTTCTCAACCTGTTTCCGAATTACAATCTTTACGAAGAGATGTAGTAGCGTATGAAAATATCACTATCGAAGAGGAACAGAGTTTAGATGGGATATCAGGTGATTGCTTTGAATTGGAAGTTATCATTAATGCCAAAAATGCTGCTAATTTTGGGGTAAAGCTAAGAGTTAGTGAGGAAAATGAGGAAGAAACTGTTGTCGCATATAATGCAAAAGAAGGTATACTATCCTTTGACAGAAATAAGGCGGGTACTGGCCCAGGCGGGATTCGAAAAGCACCAATAGCAATAAGGGAGAATAAAGTACACCTACACATATTTGTTGATAAATCTTCTGTTGAAGTGTTTATTAATGACGGCGAACAAGTGATGTCAGGTCGTATATATCCTAGTGAAAAAGCAACAGCTGTCAGCTTTTTTGCAGACGGTGAAATCGAAGTAGTTACTATGAAGAAGTGGGACT